Proteins found in one Nitrospirota bacterium genomic segment:
- a CDS encoding hydrogenase 4 subunit F: MSPGASLAVLTLAPLFAGLLSLTTRTKRAMEWLQGALVVVLLVAMGLIVGHVASGDDAVVGHLLRADALAAFMILMLATVGGTGLIYALGYMGEELARGHLEQTRYRFFFFLLNLYLGAMLLATTLDNIALMWIAVEGSTLAAALLVGFERTKAALEAGWKYIILSFIGIALALFGTVLVYYASERVLGVSMEALSWSALRLVAPALDPTTLKLAFVFVLIGYGTKAGVAPMHTWLPDAHAEAPTPMSAMLSGLMLNIALYAVLRLKNIVDQAAGADFTAPIVIGLGLLSIAVSAVFMLIQRDYKRLFAYSSIEHVGIALVGFGVGGPAGVFGGFFHMLNHALAKSTAFYAAGLVLLRHGHKVTERVTGLLRHEPATGGGMLVATIALAGMPPFGLFISEVLIVTAAYQQRPWLAAVLLGLLALAFATLLAQVLPMILGEPHDDGQRVSVPTRRFTTSALIVNIIALGSLGFSMPDFLRELFIPMIALFGADVAVEIP; encoded by the coding sequence ATGAGTCCGGGCGCCTCCCTGGCTGTTCTCACGCTGGCTCCGCTCTTTGCAGGCCTGTTGAGCCTCACCACCCGCACCAAACGAGCGATGGAATGGCTTCAAGGCGCGCTCGTGGTCGTTCTCCTGGTCGCGATGGGGCTCATCGTCGGGCATGTCGCTTCCGGGGACGACGCCGTGGTTGGACACCTCCTGCGTGCCGATGCGCTCGCTGCCTTCATGATCCTCATGCTGGCGACCGTGGGCGGGACCGGGCTGATCTATGCCCTGGGGTACATGGGTGAGGAACTCGCGCGCGGCCACCTGGAGCAGACTCGGTACCGGTTCTTCTTTTTCTTATTGAACCTGTACCTCGGTGCGATGTTGTTGGCCACTACCCTCGACAACATCGCTCTCATGTGGATCGCGGTCGAGGGCTCCACGCTTGCCGCGGCGCTCCTCGTGGGCTTTGAGCGAACCAAAGCCGCCTTGGAGGCGGGATGGAAATACATCATTTTGAGCTTCATTGGCATCGCACTCGCATTGTTCGGCACAGTGCTGGTGTACTATGCGTCGGAACGCGTATTGGGCGTAAGCATGGAAGCCTTGAGCTGGAGTGCGCTCCGCTTGGTCGCGCCTGCATTGGATCCGACCACCCTCAAGCTGGCTTTCGTCTTTGTGTTGATCGGGTACGGGACCAAAGCCGGTGTGGCGCCCATGCACACCTGGCTGCCTGATGCGCACGCCGAAGCGCCCACGCCAATGAGCGCCATGCTATCCGGCCTCATGTTGAACATCGCCCTGTATGCGGTGCTGCGGCTGAAGAACATCGTGGATCAGGCAGCCGGCGCGGACTTCACAGCGCCAATCGTCATCGGGCTCGGCCTTTTATCGATCGCCGTCTCCGCGGTCTTCATGCTGATCCAGCGCGATTACAAGCGGCTCTTCGCGTACTCGAGCATCGAACACGTGGGAATCGCCCTGGTCGGATTCGGCGTCGGGGGACCGGCCGGCGTGTTCGGCGGCTTCTTCCACATGCTCAACCACGCTCTCGCGAAGTCCACCGCGTTTTACGCCGCGGGCTTGGTCTTGCTGCGGCACGGACACAAGGTGACAGAACGAGTTACTGGCCTCCTCAGACATGAGCCGGCCACCGGGGGTGGTATGCTGGTGGCCACCATCGCCCTCGCCGGCATGCCGCCGTTCGGCCTGTTCATCAGTGAGGTGTTGATCGTGACCGCCGCGTATCAACAGCGTCCCTGGCTCGCAGCCGTTCTCTTAGGACTCCTCGCGCTGGCCTTCGCCACGCTGCTGGCCCAGGTATTGCCCATGATCCTGGGGGAGCCGCACGACGACGGCCAACGCGTGAGCGTTCCGACTCGGCGTTTCACCACCTCGGCCTTGATCGTCAACATCATAGCGCTCGGCTCACTCGGGTTTTCCATGCCCGATTTTCTGCGCGAACTGTTCATTCCCATGATCGCGTTGTTTGGCGCAGACGTCGCGGTGGAGATCCCATGA
- a CDS encoding iron-containing alcohol dehydrogenase, translating to MLVGIAFAGVLVVPSSGARPAEREDGRLQELIGARIQALGRYDVQRQTVLLQRGSDIIRTASLFDAGRDARLQETLGQSIAGSARSLFVERAALDAALADARDTERRLRSGGWFQEHLGSLIVQTAASVPPDHPRFLERLESRIKVLAAIEHRVARDTDARVAVLSARQAQYPRDKLARLAAAVEDGHRAARMFDASHDAWAERRMGEIQEGLAFWRAGEDYQRLVEAVKSTLRPYAYEWGAGGFWEYGAASLIGILIAMAWVGATTPAELRRRADVRTLGGISRAPLSRHWKGEGAMAQVTTLFSWPREVMFGSHCARDVGRYAARDHVKQAMIVTDPGVVQKGLVDPVKASLIDAGVACEVIDDISPEVPHTAVVHIAGRCKQAGAELLVAVGGGSVIDTAKAVGILLSNAGSIQDYEGVDRVGRAITTLYVVPTTAGCGSETSQFCIVLDVKRKKKFEIFSRKLIPERIFIDPMMTRSMPPDLTASSGMEALANAVEAYCSTWASPLTDTLALNAVRLISENLRAAVANGQDVQARQYMSLAAFEAGLAFTNAQSGAVHALGHSLSGMFDIPQRIGDAILLPHVMKANMNANMWRMANVAEALGEPVAGPSPRAAAQRAIEAVKLLLVDVGLPTNLAEAGVDKNALSSLSERALEDTFLRTNPRALNLEDIEAIYEDAFVEYAGEEAAPGRRTRAPVH from the coding sequence GTGCTGGTGGGGATCGCCTTCGCCGGGGTTCTCGTCGTCCCGAGCTCTGGGGCGCGGCCCGCTGAGCGGGAAGACGGTCGCCTGCAGGAGCTGATCGGCGCCCGGATTCAGGCGCTCGGACGCTACGACGTCCAGCGGCAGACGGTCCTGCTTCAACGCGGGAGCGACATCATCCGGACCGCGAGCCTGTTCGATGCCGGCCGCGACGCGCGCCTGCAGGAGACGCTGGGCCAATCGATCGCCGGATCCGCTCGTTCACTCTTCGTCGAGCGCGCGGCGCTCGATGCCGCCCTCGCCGACGCCCGCGACACGGAGCGCCGTCTGCGGAGCGGCGGGTGGTTTCAGGAGCACCTGGGGAGTCTGATCGTCCAGACCGCCGCGTCGGTCCCGCCAGACCATCCGCGCTTCTTGGAGCGGCTTGAGTCCCGGATCAAGGTGCTGGCTGCGATCGAGCACCGTGTGGCGCGGGACACCGACGCGCGCGTGGCCGTACTCAGCGCCCGCCAGGCGCAATATCCCCGCGATAAGCTCGCACGCCTGGCCGCGGCCGTCGAAGACGGCCATCGCGCGGCGCGCATGTTCGACGCGTCGCACGACGCGTGGGCCGAGCGCCGCATGGGCGAGATTCAGGAAGGGCTGGCCTTCTGGCGCGCGGGCGAGGACTACCAGCGCCTCGTCGAGGCCGTCAAATCCACCCTCCGTCCCTATGCCTACGAATGGGGTGCGGGCGGCTTCTGGGAATACGGCGCCGCGTCGTTGATCGGAATCCTCATCGCAATGGCGTGGGTCGGCGCGACCACGCCGGCGGAACTTCGGCGGCGCGCAGACGTGCGGACCTTGGGAGGTATCTCCAGAGCGCCGTTGTCACGGCACTGGAAAGGAGAGGGCGCCATGGCGCAGGTCACCACGTTGTTCAGTTGGCCTCGTGAAGTGATGTTCGGCAGCCACTGCGCGCGGGACGTTGGCCGGTACGCGGCCCGCGACCACGTCAAACAGGCGATGATCGTGACCGATCCGGGCGTGGTCCAGAAGGGCCTTGTGGACCCGGTCAAGGCGTCGCTCATCGATGCCGGTGTCGCGTGCGAGGTCATCGACGACATCTCGCCCGAAGTTCCCCATACCGCGGTCGTACATATCGCGGGCCGCTGCAAACAAGCCGGGGCCGAGTTGCTGGTCGCGGTCGGCGGCGGGAGCGTGATCGATACCGCGAAAGCGGTGGGCATCCTCCTCAGCAATGCCGGGTCGATCCAGGACTACGAGGGTGTCGACCGCGTGGGCCGCGCGATCACGACGCTGTACGTTGTCCCGACCACGGCGGGGTGCGGCAGCGAAACGAGCCAGTTCTGTATCGTGCTGGACGTGAAACGGAAAAAGAAGTTCGAGATCTTCAGCCGGAAACTGATTCCCGAGCGTATCTTCATCGATCCCATGATGACCCGCTCCATGCCCCCGGATCTGACGGCGAGCAGCGGGATGGAGGCACTGGCCAACGCGGTCGAGGCGTACTGCTCCACGTGGGCAAGCCCGCTGACCGATACGCTCGCGCTGAACGCGGTGCGCCTGATCTCGGAGAACCTGCGCGCGGCCGTCGCCAACGGGCAAGATGTGCAGGCGCGCCAGTACATGTCGCTCGCGGCGTTCGAGGCCGGGCTGGCGTTCACCAATGCGCAAAGCGGCGCGGTACACGCGCTCGGGCATTCGTTGTCCGGGATGTTCGATATCCCGCAACGCATCGGCGATGCGATTTTGCTCCCGCACGTGATGAAGGCCAATATGAACGCTAACATGTGGCGCATGGCCAACGTGGCCGAGGCGCTGGGCGAGCCGGTTGCGGGCCCGAGTCCACGCGCGGCGGCGCAACGCGCCATCGAGGCGGTCAAACTGCTCCTGGTCGACGTGGGCCTCCCCACGAATCTGGCGGAGGCGGGCGTCGACAAGAACGCGCTCTCGTCCTTGAGCGAACGGGCGCTGGAGGACACTTTCCTGCGCACCAACCCGCGGGCGCTCAACCTCGAAGACATCGAGGCGATCTACGAGGATGCGTTCGTGGAATACGCCGGAGAGGAAGCCGCTCCCGGCCGCAGGACGCGCGCCCCAGTTCACTAG
- a CDS encoding hydrogenase, whose translation MTGITPAMVPADLGSQLVNLCSMMLLVTSFAIVAQRRLSACVDLFAVQSVFLAVTAALVAFLTGIHHIYVAAGLTILIKAVIIPLILKRVIERLNVQREVAFVINIPPSLLICGALVILAFSVTEPVASIGFLLTKDSLAIALAIVLIGFFTMIARKKAVTQVVGFLMVENGLFLGAAAAAYGMPLIVELGVFFDVLVAGLIIGIYTHRLQDAFDSVDVSKLTGLKE comes from the coding sequence ATGACCGGGATCACCCCGGCGATGGTGCCCGCGGACCTGGGTTCCCAGTTGGTGAACCTGTGCTCCATGATGTTGTTGGTCACCTCGTTCGCCATCGTGGCGCAACGTCGGCTCTCCGCGTGCGTGGATCTCTTCGCGGTCCAGTCCGTCTTTCTGGCGGTGACGGCGGCTCTCGTGGCGTTCTTAACCGGCATCCATCACATCTACGTCGCCGCAGGGCTCACGATTCTGATCAAAGCCGTGATCATCCCCTTGATCTTGAAGCGGGTCATTGAGCGACTGAACGTCCAGCGGGAAGTAGCCTTTGTGATCAATATTCCTCCCTCTCTCCTGATTTGCGGCGCCCTGGTCATCCTGGCCTTTTCGGTCACCGAACCCGTGGCCAGCATCGGATTTCTTCTCACCAAAGATTCCTTGGCCATTGCGCTTGCAATCGTGCTGATCGGGTTCTTCACCATGATCGCGCGGAAAAAAGCCGTCACGCAGGTCGTGGGGTTCTTGATGGTCGAGAACGGTCTGTTCCTGGGAGCAGCCGCGGCCGCGTACGGGATGCCGTTGATCGTGGAGCTCGGCGTGTTCTTCGACGTGCTGGTGGCCGGCCTCATCATCGGCATCTACACCCATCGGCTCCAAGACGCCTTTGACAGCGTGGATGTGAGCAAGCTCACCGGGTTGAAGGAATGA
- a CDS encoding NADH-quinone oxidoreductase subunit H, which yields MTMLQSAGIALLQTAIILGVSPFVVGLIRKVKARLQCRRGANLLQPYSDLAKLFKRGVVVSTTTSWIFTATPYVLFASTLAASVLVPIFLSRVPLSFAGDVITIVSLLTVGTFFLMLAGLDAGSAFGGMGSSREAIVFSLTEPAMMLSIFAVGLTAGSTNMSTIVHNTALLQGIVTDPPPHLMALAALFIVALAETGRVPVDNPATHLELTMIHEAMVLEYSGRYLALVEWASAMKLLLILTLLSNIFAPWGIAIAAHPAALAVGLGVWLIKISGLAVLVGVIESMFAKLRLFRVTDLLGVAFILSLLALVFFYILRGTP from the coding sequence ATGACGATGCTCCAATCAGCGGGCATCGCCCTCCTTCAGACCGCTATCATTCTTGGCGTCTCGCCATTCGTCGTCGGGCTGATCCGCAAGGTCAAGGCGCGGCTGCAGTGCCGGCGCGGGGCGAACCTGTTGCAGCCGTACTCGGATCTGGCCAAGCTGTTCAAGAGGGGCGTAGTGGTCTCGACCACGACGTCATGGATCTTCACGGCAACGCCGTATGTCCTGTTTGCCTCCACGCTTGCGGCCAGTGTCTTGGTGCCCATTTTCCTCTCGCGCGTCCCGCTGAGTTTTGCGGGCGATGTCATCACCATCGTCTCGTTGCTGACCGTGGGCACGTTTTTTCTCATGCTCGCGGGGCTGGACGCGGGCTCGGCCTTCGGCGGCATGGGAAGCAGCCGCGAGGCCATCGTGTTCTCGTTGACCGAACCCGCCATGATGCTCTCCATTTTTGCGGTGGGCCTCACCGCGGGCTCCACCAACATGAGCACGATCGTGCACAACACGGCTTTGCTCCAGGGCATCGTCACCGATCCCCCGCCCCATCTCATGGCCTTGGCGGCCCTGTTCATCGTGGCCTTGGCTGAGACCGGCCGCGTGCCCGTGGACAACCCCGCCACGCACCTGGAGCTCACTATGATCCACGAGGCCATGGTGCTGGAATATTCGGGGCGATACCTGGCCCTGGTCGAGTGGGCCTCCGCCATGAAGCTGCTCCTGATACTGACTCTCTTGAGCAACATCTTCGCCCCGTGGGGGATCGCTATCGCGGCGCACCCAGCCGCTCTGGCCGTCGGGCTGGGCGTGTGGTTGATCAAGATTTCAGGGCTCGCCGTCCTCGTGGGCGTGATCGAGTCTATGTTCGCCAAGCTCAGGCTGTTTCGCGTGACGGACCTGCTGGGGGTCGCGTTCATCCTGTCACTGCTAGCTCTGGTGTTCTTCTACATCCTGCGGGGGACACCATGA
- a CDS encoding hydrogenase 4 subunit F yields MIAVTLLLTIPLGASLLSLGLRTPKSLYTINFAAMTFLGGAQALLMSRVLRVGSFLAYDDLVHVDALASIVLLVITTIGFTSSLYAWRYFDHHLAEGTITPHLMRRYFSLFHLFMFAMILATLANSLGILWVAIEATTLATTFLINFFGRKASLEAGWKYLILCSVGIALALFGTVLMYSSSVRALGDVSAALNITELLAVAGRLDPYVVKLAFVFILVGYGTKIGLVPMHTWVPEAYGEAPAPVTAMLAGVLETVAFYAVLRSKVVVDAVVSPEYAGNLLITFGLLSFVVSALFILVQRDYKRLFAYSSIEHMGIAAIGFGASGVGTFGALFHLINHAFSKSLAFFAAGNIHMRFGTRDIDGVRGLLKAQPWTATALLVAALALVGMPPLSMFVSEFSILAALATRGYAADTIHLGRFLTIMIADEARNLVLVFAFTVIAVVVFGGLFYRVAGMVWGDPPEGVSRGEKLGVSHIPLGLGIGALMVLGVAIPRPLRDLMGMAVDIITVR; encoded by the coding sequence ATGATCGCCGTGACACTGCTCCTGACCATCCCCCTCGGAGCGAGTCTCCTCAGCCTGGGACTTCGAACCCCGAAATCGTTGTACACGATCAATTTTGCCGCGATGACGTTCCTGGGAGGCGCTCAAGCCCTGTTGATGTCGCGCGTTCTGCGCGTGGGATCCTTCCTCGCCTACGATGACCTGGTGCACGTGGACGCGCTGGCCAGCATCGTGCTCCTCGTCATTACCACGATCGGATTCACCTCCTCGCTCTACGCCTGGAGGTACTTCGATCATCACCTGGCTGAGGGAACCATTACCCCTCACCTGATGAGGCGGTATTTCTCGCTCTTTCATCTCTTTATGTTTGCCATGATCTTGGCCACCCTGGCCAACAGCCTCGGCATTCTCTGGGTGGCGATCGAGGCCACCACCCTGGCGACCACGTTTCTGATCAACTTTTTCGGACGCAAGGCCTCGCTCGAAGCCGGATGGAAGTACCTGATCCTCTGCTCGGTGGGGATCGCCCTGGCCTTGTTCGGAACCGTCTTGATGTACTCGTCCTCGGTCCGGGCTTTGGGAGACGTCAGCGCGGCGCTCAACATCACCGAATTGTTGGCGGTCGCCGGCCGACTCGATCCATACGTCGTCAAGTTGGCGTTCGTGTTCATCCTGGTCGGCTACGGAACCAAGATCGGCCTGGTTCCCATGCACACCTGGGTTCCCGAAGCCTACGGAGAGGCGCCAGCGCCGGTCACAGCGATGTTGGCCGGCGTTCTGGAGACCGTCGCGTTTTACGCCGTCCTCAGGAGCAAGGTCGTGGTCGATGCCGTCGTCTCCCCGGAATACGCGGGCAATCTCCTGATCACCTTCGGTCTCCTCTCCTTCGTGGTGTCCGCGCTGTTTATCTTGGTGCAGCGCGACTATAAACGCTTGTTCGCGTATTCCAGCATCGAGCACATGGGTATCGCGGCGATCGGGTTCGGAGCCAGCGGAGTGGGGACGTTCGGGGCCCTGTTCCATCTCATCAACCACGCCTTTTCCAAGTCCCTCGCATTCTTTGCCGCAGGGAATATCCACATGCGATTCGGGACGCGGGATATCGACGGAGTCCGCGGGCTGCTCAAGGCTCAGCCCTGGACCGCGACCGCTCTCTTGGTCGCCGCCCTCGCGCTGGTCGGGATGCCGCCGCTGTCCATGTTCGTCAGCGAATTCTCGATCCTGGCGGCTCTCGCGACGCGCGGGTATGCCGCTGACACGATCCATCTCGGTCGTTTTCTGACCATCATGATCGCCGATGAAGCCCGCAACCTCGTACTCGTCTTCGCGTTCACGGTGATTGCCGTCGTGGTGTTCGGAGGATTGTTCTACCGGGTGGCGGGGATGGTCTGGGGGGATCCCCCCGAAGGCGTCTCACGAGGCGAGAAACTCGGGGTGAGCCACATTCCCTTAGGGCTCGGCATCGGCGCCCTCATGGTGTTGGGTGTGGCGATTCCCCGGCCTCTGAGGGACTTGATGGGAATGGCAGTCGACATCATCACGGTGAGGTGA
- a CDS encoding AbrB/MazE/SpoVT family DNA-binding domain-containing protein: MAGRRTIKTRLIKPLAKGQITLPVAVRRQLGINEETLLRVSVKAGKIEIVPVRPVEGVAEMRDYTKAQIARFLAEDRIDSRTAARVRRLLGKRSAA; encoded by the coding sequence ATGGCTGGTAGACGAACAATCAAGACTCGCTTAATCAAGCCGTTGGCCAAGGGCCAGATCACGCTGCCCGTGGCGGTTCGACGGCAGCTGGGCATCAACGAGGAGACGCTCCTCCGAGTCAGCGTCAAGGCCGGAAAGATCGAGATTGTCCCAGTGCGTCCGGTGGAGGGCGTCGCGGAGATGCGAGATTACACCAAGGCACAGATCGCCCGGTTCCTGGCCGAGGATCGCATCGATTCGAGGACGGCAGCCCGGGTTCGCCGCCTGCTTGGTAAACGATCTGCGGCGTGA
- a CDS encoding PIN domain-containing protein, translated as MTAVTRVFLDACVFVAAAGSRTGGSALVLELSQRRLVRTLATQRILLEAERNIRGKMGVEALGQFYHDIGNAHLRVVSPPSQAALQSVEGLIDPKDAHVLASAIASRVTILLTLDRKHFMTPALRNADLGFSIQTPGDFLRAWSAGE; from the coding sequence GTGACCGCTGTCACGCGGGTATTCCTCGACGCATGCGTTTTCGTGGCGGCTGCGGGCTCGCGGACCGGCGGCTCCGCACTGGTCCTTGAGCTCTCCCAACGCCGACTGGTCCGCACCCTGGCCACCCAGCGCATCTTGCTCGAAGCCGAACGAAATATTCGCGGCAAGATGGGTGTGGAGGCTCTAGGGCAGTTTTATCACGACATCGGCAACGCTCACCTCCGAGTAGTGAGTCCACCTAGCCAGGCAGCGCTCCAGTCCGTCGAAGGGCTCATCGACCCGAAAGATGCCCACGTGCTGGCTTCCGCCATTGCGAGCCGTGTGACCATCCTGCTGACCCTGGACCGAAAGCACTTCATGACACCAGCCCTTCGGAATGCGGATTTGGGGTTCTCGATTCAGACGCCGGGAGACTTCTTGCGGGCGTGGTCGGCAGGGGAGTGA
- a CDS encoding NADH-quinone oxidoreductase subunit C — MTDADAAVEKLVDVFQHKIAGLSRVLDIPVVSVAKADLVAIALYVHSATGLSGTLSLQWAVDLRPMEPCFRIYYLFSLPGRGAWLIVAIDLPDSDRVYPSITPRIHAAKWYEREIRDLFGLIPEGHPDLRRLVRHEHWPKGTHPLKKDFAWDHVMGRQQGEYRFRHIEGEGVFEVPVGPIHAGIIEPGHFRFSVAGEPVMQLELRHFWKHRGVEKLFENRPLVDGVSLAEKVSGDTSFGHSLAYCEAAERLMGITVPPRARYLRTLFLELERMHNHIGDVGAICNDAAYALALAHASRMKERIMQLADRLTGSRFLRGVNVVGGTAIDVSRTQMDETAREVDSIGRDFGDLASIIFDNASLTDRLESTGVLSERTAWDHGVMGVVGRASNIDRDVRRDHPFAAYADLALRVPVFNYGDVRARVRIRIEEVKESISLIRQVRERIPDGAVRVPALSAPEAGLWALGAVEGWRGEILYYLMAGKGGTIHRCKVRDPSFVNWPAIQFAVLGNIIPDFPLINKSFNLSYAGTDL, encoded by the coding sequence GTGACTGACGCGGACGCGGCGGTGGAAAAACTCGTCGATGTTTTTCAACACAAGATCGCGGGCCTAAGCCGGGTTCTCGACATTCCCGTGGTCAGCGTGGCCAAAGCTGACCTTGTGGCCATCGCGCTCTATGTCCACAGCGCGACCGGCCTGAGCGGCACCCTTTCGTTGCAGTGGGCCGTGGACCTCCGACCGATGGAGCCTTGCTTTCGGATCTACTATTTGTTTTCGCTTCCCGGGCGGGGCGCCTGGTTGATCGTCGCGATCGACCTTCCCGACAGCGACCGCGTCTACCCATCGATCACCCCACGCATTCACGCGGCCAAATGGTACGAGCGGGAAATTCGCGACCTGTTCGGGTTGATTCCGGAGGGCCATCCCGACCTGCGTCGGCTGGTCCGCCACGAGCACTGGCCCAAGGGCACCCACCCGCTCAAAAAGGACTTCGCTTGGGATCACGTCATGGGACGGCAGCAGGGCGAATACCGTTTCCGGCACATCGAAGGCGAGGGCGTATTCGAGGTCCCGGTGGGCCCTATCCACGCCGGCATCATCGAACCCGGACATTTCCGATTCTCGGTCGCGGGCGAACCCGTGATGCAACTCGAGCTGCGCCATTTCTGGAAACACCGGGGCGTGGAGAAACTCTTCGAGAACCGGCCGCTGGTGGACGGCGTCTCGCTCGCGGAAAAGGTCTCGGGGGACACGTCGTTCGGCCACAGTCTGGCATACTGCGAGGCCGCGGAGCGCCTGATGGGAATCACGGTCCCGCCTCGTGCGCGGTATCTGCGCACGCTGTTTCTGGAGTTGGAACGGATGCATAACCACATCGGGGACGTGGGCGCGATCTGCAACGACGCGGCCTACGCGTTGGCGTTGGCGCACGCGAGTCGGATGAAGGAGCGGATCATGCAGCTCGCAGACCGGCTGACCGGCAGCCGGTTCCTGCGCGGCGTCAACGTGGTGGGCGGCACCGCGATCGACGTCAGCCGGACGCAGATGGACGAGACCGCCCGTGAAGTGGACTCGATCGGTCGGGATTTTGGAGATTTGGCGTCGATCATATTCGACAACGCCTCACTGACCGACCGGCTCGAGAGCACCGGGGTACTATCCGAGCGGACTGCCTGGGACCACGGGGTCATGGGTGTGGTGGGCCGTGCGTCCAACATCGACCGCGACGTACGACGCGATCACCCGTTCGCCGCGTATGCTGATCTGGCTTTGCGGGTGCCGGTCTTCAACTACGGCGACGTGCGAGCGCGGGTGCGCATACGGATCGAAGAGGTCAAGGAGTCGATCAGCCTCATCCGGCAGGTCCGTGAGCGCATTCCGGACGGGGCCGTTCGGGTTCCAGCCTTGAGCGCACCCGAAGCTGGCCTCTGGGCGCTCGGCGCTGTGGAAGGCTGGCGGGGGGAAATCCTGTACTACCTGATGGCCGGCAAAGGCGGGACCATCCACCGCTGCAAGGTCCGCGACCCCTCGTTCGTGAACTGGCCCGCGATCCAATTCGCAGTGCTCGGCAACATCATCCCGGACTTCCCGCTGATCAACAAGAGCTTTAACTTGTCGTACGCGGGGACGGATCTGTGA
- a CDS encoding NADH-quinone oxidoreductase subunit B family protein, producing the protein MFRIIRKSLKTGVVTGHYPDSAAPTPQVTPETAEKAALFRRSLTIREVDTGSCNACEMEMNALANPIYDIERFGVHIAASPRHADALVVTGPVTCNMERALKDAYKSTPDPKIVIALGDCAIDCGAFKGSYAVTGPVDRHVPVDVKIPGCPPRPSEILAALQALMATRR; encoded by the coding sequence ATGTTTCGAATCATCAGAAAGAGCCTCAAGACCGGCGTGGTCACGGGACACTATCCTGATTCGGCGGCTCCGACGCCTCAGGTGACTCCCGAGACCGCGGAGAAGGCGGCGTTGTTCCGGCGCTCGCTCACGATCCGCGAGGTCGATACCGGGTCGTGCAACGCGTGCGAAATGGAAATGAACGCGCTCGCCAATCCGATCTACGACATCGAGCGGTTCGGCGTTCACATCGCGGCCTCGCCCCGCCACGCGGATGCATTGGTGGTGACTGGCCCGGTCACGTGCAACATGGAGCGCGCCCTGAAGGACGCGTACAAGTCCACGCCCGATCCCAAGATCGTCATCGCGCTGGGCGACTGCGCGATCGACTGCGGCGCGTTCAAAGGCAGCTACGCGGTCACCGGACCGGTCGACCGGCACGTCCCAGTGGACGTGAAGATCCCCGGTTGCCCCCCGCGGCCATCGGAGATTTTGGCCGCGCTCCAGGCGTTGATGGCGACACGGCGCTGA